In the Aneurinibacillus soli genome, one interval contains:
- a CDS encoding TetR/AcrR family transcriptional regulator, translating into MEGTLNETREKILQATITLMREKGIKAMTTRSIAEAAGVNEVTLFRHFGNKAGLIGAAVAAFSYVPSITKAFQETITWNLEHDLYLFSKAYFDVMEQNRDVIVIGFKEADQLPELQEEIAKIPRQLKVLLIEYLTEMQRRGHVIETNIEAQAMHFIWTNFGYFISRARFQQRITTLTHDEFIRSCLHIFARGLTP; encoded by the coding sequence TTGGAAGGCACCCTCAACGAGACACGCGAAAAAATTTTACAGGCTACCATTACACTCATGCGAGAAAAAGGAATTAAAGCAATGACTACCCGATCAATTGCAGAAGCCGCCGGGGTTAATGAAGTGACCCTGTTTCGCCATTTTGGAAACAAAGCCGGTCTGATTGGGGCAGCAGTCGCCGCATTCTCTTATGTACCTAGCATTACAAAGGCGTTCCAGGAAACGATTACGTGGAATCTCGAACACGATCTTTATTTGTTCAGCAAAGCGTATTTTGATGTGATGGAACAAAACCGCGATGTGATTGTAATCGGCTTCAAAGAGGCCGATCAGCTACCGGAACTCCAAGAAGAAATCGCCAAAATTCCCCGCCAGCTCAAAGTTCTGCTGATTGAGTATTTAACCGAAATGCAGCGGCGCGGACATGTGATCGAGACGAATATTGAAGCCCAGGCCATGCATTTTATCTGGACGAATTTTGGTTATTTTATTTCCCGGGCACGGTTTCAACAGCGGATTACTACGCTTACGCATGATGAATTTATCCGCAGTTGCTTACACATATTCGCACGCGGACTGACTCCGTAA
- a CDS encoding efflux RND transporter periplasmic adaptor subunit — MDKKKVARTLIGGVVVAALGVAGYYGYEDYYYVKTEDATVTGDIYKVASTIPGKIARETFEEGSQVKADDILFEQEQTNVSSVDNAFVRSPITGVVLQKIAKPGEVVAAGSTLATVVSKKDLYIKANIEETNASQIKIGQPVDIEIDMYPGSVFHGKVKEIMEATQSAFSLLPPMNTGGNFTKVTQRVPVKIAFTDGPYDFKPGLNAVVKIHVR; from the coding sequence ATGGATAAAAAGAAAGTGGCCCGCACACTAATCGGGGGCGTTGTTGTGGCAGCGCTCGGGGTGGCCGGGTATTACGGGTATGAAGATTACTACTATGTCAAAACAGAAGATGCGACTGTGACCGGAGATATTTACAAAGTGGCTTCCACGATTCCCGGCAAGATTGCCCGGGAGACATTTGAGGAGGGCAGTCAGGTAAAGGCGGACGACATTTTGTTTGAACAGGAACAGACGAACGTCAGCAGCGTAGACAATGCCTTCGTCCGTTCTCCGATCACAGGTGTTGTGCTGCAAAAAATCGCCAAGCCAGGAGAAGTCGTCGCAGCAGGCAGTACCCTTGCGACCGTTGTTAGCAAGAAAGATTTGTACATTAAAGCCAATATTGAAGAGACAAACGCGAGTCAAATTAAGATCGGCCAGCCTGTTGATATCGAGATTGACATGTATCCAGGCAGTGTATTCCACGGCAAAGTTAAAGAAATTATGGAGGCAACTCAGTCCGCATTCTCCTTGCTTCCACCGATGAATACTGGAGGCAACTTTACCAAAGTAACCCAGCGCGTGCCAGTCAAGATCGCTTTCACAGACGGCCCGTATGATTTCAAGCCAGGACTGAACGCTGTCGTGAAGATCCATGTGCGATAA
- a CDS encoding DHA2 family efflux MFS transporter permease subunit, with amino-acid sequence MKPSFWPALFAIVTGTFMAILDTSIVNVALPKMMNVFGVSASEIQWVLTSYTLAMAAVIPLTGYLGDRFGMKRTYIGAFILFTIGSLLCGIAWSNTSMIVARIIQAIGGGMLMPVGQALIYHEVPQEKMGPAMGVFGISAMVAPAVGPTLSGYIVEHLDWHFIFTLNVPIGIIGILLAWTFLRETPIRNDLRFDLPGFLYSALMLTTLLLAVAKGEEKGWTSFYIIILLMASFICLLLFVYRALTTEQPILNIRLLAIPDFTLGMAVNCLMMIGMFGVVFLIPIYAENLLGYSAMETGVLMLPQTLAQGFITFITSAILLNRMGGRKLILLGLIISSVSGLLLIHLNDKTSYGYIQLVLLLRGFGLGFCMMTSMQLPLQALAREQTGGATALLNVARQIAMSVGVAVLTSVYQTQGTKHAVHYAETVTADNLPTSTYLSTMQQQYIGTGLDSSQAYGQALASAAGLVRKYAAIQALDDALLVAMLFLVAAIPITLLIKETKTAARKQDAPLAAEA; translated from the coding sequence ATGAAACCTTCTTTTTGGCCCGCCCTGTTCGCTATCGTAACCGGCACATTCATGGCGATCCTCGATACGAGTATTGTAAACGTCGCCCTGCCCAAAATGATGAATGTATTCGGCGTGTCCGCATCCGAAATTCAGTGGGTGCTCACCTCGTACACACTGGCGATGGCCGCAGTCATCCCTCTCACCGGCTATCTCGGCGATCGATTTGGCATGAAACGGACGTATATCGGCGCCTTTATCTTGTTTACAATCGGTTCACTGTTGTGCGGCATTGCCTGGAGCAACACCAGTATGATTGTTGCTCGCATCATTCAGGCAATCGGAGGTGGCATGCTCATGCCAGTTGGGCAGGCATTAATCTACCATGAGGTCCCACAGGAGAAAATGGGACCAGCAATGGGGGTATTCGGTATCTCGGCCATGGTTGCGCCCGCTGTGGGACCAACATTGTCTGGCTATATTGTCGAGCATTTAGACTGGCATTTTATTTTTACACTTAATGTACCGATCGGAATCATTGGCATCCTGCTCGCCTGGACATTCCTGCGGGAAACGCCGATTCGCAATGATCTTCGCTTCGATCTGCCCGGCTTTTTGTACTCAGCTCTTATGCTCACCACTCTGCTTCTAGCGGTAGCAAAAGGAGAAGAAAAAGGCTGGACATCGTTTTATATCATCATCCTGCTCATGGCATCCTTTATTTGTTTGCTGTTGTTTGTCTACCGGGCGCTAACGACCGAACAGCCCATTTTGAACATTCGTCTGCTGGCCATTCCTGATTTTACGCTCGGCATGGCGGTGAACTGCCTGATGATGATCGGCATGTTTGGCGTCGTCTTCCTCATCCCGATTTATGCTGAGAATCTGCTTGGCTATTCTGCCATGGAAACAGGTGTGCTAATGCTGCCGCAAACGCTGGCCCAGGGGTTCATTACATTCATTACATCAGCGATTTTGCTCAACCGGATGGGCGGTCGAAAGCTGATTCTGCTTGGACTTATTATTTCTTCTGTAAGCGGTCTTCTGCTCATCCACCTGAATGACAAAACATCGTACGGCTACATCCAGCTCGTCCTGCTTCTGCGCGGCTTCGGTCTTGGCTTCTGTATGATGACATCGATGCAATTGCCGCTCCAAGCACTTGCACGGGAACAAACGGGTGGCGCAACAGCCCTGCTGAATGTGGCGCGACAGATCGCAATGTCTGTCGGGGTTGCCGTTCTTACGTCTGTCTATCAAACACAAGGAACGAAGCATGCTGTGCACTATGCCGAAACGGTAACAGCAGACAATCTGCCCACTTCCACCTACTTATCCACCATGCAGCAGCAATATATAGGGACAGGACTTGATAGTTCGCAAGCATACGGACAGGCGCTTGCATCAGCAGCAGGGCTCGTTCGCAAATATGCAGCCATTCAGGCACTCGACGATGCATTGCTTGTCGCGATGCTATTCCTTGTAGCGGCAATCCCGATCACACTGCTCATTAAAGAAACGAAAACAGCGGCCAGAAAACAAGACGCTCCGCTCGCAGCCGAAGCATAG
- a CDS encoding HlyD family secretion protein, protein MNKSRFIASGLLLLVTLTGCDTAKPASLAMTGNAKAADAQSIPGKTSYSGRLTAVVETAIVSRVSGRVSGVHKDVGDTVNPGDVLVTLEQTDLAAQLNSARADLAAAEAKYAEIKRGTRAEEVRAAQAAYEQAYERYLEAKKGKRPEEIAKLETGVLDAKTALDAASVKWNRAKQLYNQGALAKQPYEDAELALKQADARYANAKSDLALARAGSTPENLRALAATAEQMKALLTKAENGAIPEVKAQAAAVVDKSRALVDAQTYNLANSTIKSPSKGIVATKTVQTGELASPAQPLMTIINLDEMYVSTSVPEQELLHIKTGQHASVRVESLQQTFSGAIKSISPKAEPDTNKFTVNVLLANPNHTLRSGMTGIITFTTP, encoded by the coding sequence ATGAATAAGTCACGATTCATCGCGTCTGGACTTCTGCTTCTAGTAACACTCACCGGATGCGACACCGCCAAACCGGCCAGCCTGGCTATGACAGGCAACGCCAAAGCAGCCGATGCCCAATCGATACCGGGCAAAACAAGCTACTCTGGTCGCCTGACGGCTGTTGTCGAGACAGCAATCGTATCCCGTGTATCCGGTCGGGTATCTGGTGTACATAAAGATGTGGGCGACACTGTCAACCCTGGCGATGTGCTCGTTACACTGGAGCAAACTGACTTAGCCGCACAGCTAAACAGTGCACGCGCCGATCTGGCTGCTGCCGAAGCCAAATACGCCGAGATCAAACGTGGCACTCGCGCCGAAGAGGTTCGCGCTGCCCAAGCCGCCTACGAGCAAGCATACGAGCGCTATCTAGAAGCCAAAAAAGGCAAGCGCCCAGAAGAAATCGCCAAACTGGAAACGGGTGTACTTGATGCCAAAACAGCACTGGACGCAGCCTCTGTCAAATGGAACCGTGCCAAACAGCTATACAATCAGGGCGCACTTGCCAAGCAACCGTATGAGGATGCCGAACTAGCCCTCAAGCAGGCCGATGCCCGCTATGCGAACGCCAAAAGCGATCTCGCACTTGCCAGAGCAGGCTCCACTCCCGAGAATCTACGTGCTCTAGCAGCTACTGCAGAACAGATGAAAGCCTTGCTTACGAAGGCAGAAAACGGAGCCATTCCGGAAGTAAAAGCACAGGCCGCTGCTGTGGTAGATAAATCGAGGGCACTTGTGGACGCGCAAACGTATAATCTTGCAAACAGCACGATCAAAAGTCCGAGTAAGGGCATAGTCGCGACCAAAACCGTTCAAACAGGCGAACTAGCGAGCCCTGCTCAGCCACTCATGACAATCATCAATCTGGATGAAATGTATGTGTCCACCAGCGTGCCAGAGCAGGAACTTCTCCATATTAAGACCGGTCAGCATGCCTCTGTACGGGTTGAATCACTGCAACAAACGTTCTCTGGTGCGATCAAATCAATTAGTCCCAAAGCAGAACCCGACACCAACAAATTTACCGTTAACGTTTTGCTTGCCAATCCAAATCATACGCTACGCTCTGGTATGACGGGGATTATTACCTTTACTACACCATAA
- a CDS encoding sulfurtransferase — protein MDKLVTVSWLKEREKEQDVRIIDCRFVLGNPEAGRAAYEEGHIPGAIYWDLERDLSAPKAEHGGRHPWPSVDAFVRTVEEAGITHEMRVVLYDDQNGAMAARAYQLLRYIGHEQAALLNGGYAAWKAAYPLTKDVPDVQRTNYEPRIADEMLRSMEDVRANCVSGNALLIDSRAYNRYTGEAETVDPVGGHIPGAVNYDWQHVVNHDGTWKTHEELERHFADVPHDRDVIVYCGSGVTACANLFALERIGYRNVKLYPGSWSDWISYADNEKKQGAQP, from the coding sequence ATGGACAAACTTGTTACGGTATCATGGTTGAAGGAACGGGAGAAAGAGCAGGATGTACGGATTATTGATTGCCGGTTCGTGCTAGGGAACCCGGAAGCGGGGCGAGCAGCGTATGAAGAGGGTCATATTCCGGGCGCAATCTATTGGGATCTCGAACGAGACCTGTCAGCACCGAAAGCAGAGCACGGTGGCCGCCATCCGTGGCCATCGGTGGACGCATTCGTACGTACCGTCGAAGAAGCGGGCATTACTCATGAGATGCGAGTTGTGCTGTATGATGACCAGAATGGAGCAATGGCTGCACGCGCATATCAGCTGCTGCGCTATATTGGACATGAACAGGCGGCGCTGCTTAATGGCGGGTATGCGGCATGGAAAGCGGCGTATCCGCTTACGAAAGATGTGCCGGACGTACAGCGGACAAATTATGAGCCGCGTATCGCAGATGAGATGCTGCGATCAATGGAAGACGTTCGGGCAAATTGTGTTAGCGGCAATGCGCTGCTTATTGACTCGCGTGCGTATAACCGCTATACGGGTGAAGCTGAAACCGTTGATCCAGTGGGCGGCCATATTCCGGGTGCCGTTAATTACGATTGGCAGCATGTTGTGAATCATGACGGCACATGGAAAACGCATGAAGAATTGGAGCGTCATTTTGCTGATGTGCCGCATGATCGGGATGTAATTGTATATTGTGGGTCCGGTGTGACAGCGTGTGCGAACTTATTTGCGCTAGAGCGGATCGGCTATCGCAATGTGAAGTTGTATCCAGGGAGCTGGAGTGATTGGATTTCGTATGCGGATAATGAGAAAAAGCAAGGTGCACAACCATAA
- the ppdK gene encoding pyruvate, phosphate dikinase, with protein sequence MSEKYVYLFHEGNASMNEQLGRKGANLAEMAGLTLPVPPGFTITTSACRRFYEEGKKIHPLIEQEIYNALGLLEETTGRRFGHPENPLLVSVRSGSSTSMPGMMDTVLNLGMNDYTVSALAKQNRLTHFAYDSYRRFIQMFSSIVLGVDSDLFEDELEKTKEIAGVTQDSQLNNEQLLDLIVTFKDIVYQETGQKFPQDPRQQLLMSIGAIFGSWYNNRAMIYRRIHKIPNHIGTAVTIQQMVFGNLGPNSGTGIAFTRHPSTGDDNLFGEFMFNAQGEDIVAGIRTPHSLDILRQKLPAVYDEFEQVAIQLERHYHDVQDIEFTIEEGKLYILQTRSAKRTAEANIKIAVDMANEGLITKEEAMLRVDPASLSPLMQHTIDPEADLEVLGYGLEASTGAATGIIVFDAEEAERQHRTGHSVILVRQETTPEDIHGILASAGVLTTRGGVTSHAAVVARDLGTPSVVGCESFKVDMKQRQLITDSTVLHEGDMITICGSTGRVILGEVPLVPPKFSQEFRTLLSWANEYKTLEVHSSVNTPQEAELAARMGAEGVGLCRTELMFMDPERLPIVTQMILAPTKRDRRKALNKLIPMQKSDFCGIFRAMEGKPVTIRLLDPPLHEFLPNPSQLAIEIERARVAGDIELLTEKEALQKRISVLHELNPSFGHRGCRIGITYPEIYEIQTRAIAEAALQLKSQGILVYPNIIVPLVSDWREMKAVKENVTEALEQVFSVYRDRIDIPVGAFIELPRACMTADKMAQYADFFTFGTNDLTQSTYGFSRDDAEGKYLAYYLDHKILPENPFVVLDEEGVGQLITYSIQQGLMQNPNLRLGVCGDHTSEKNSVLFLQNTGLHFISCLPPRIPAARLAAAQAAIKVGAL encoded by the coding sequence ATGAGTGAAAAATATGTATACCTGTTCCATGAAGGTAATGCGTCGATGAATGAACAGCTCGGACGTAAAGGTGCCAACCTTGCGGAGATGGCCGGTCTCACACTTCCGGTACCGCCTGGTTTTACCATTACGACGAGCGCATGCCGACGCTTCTACGAAGAAGGAAAAAAGATTCATCCTCTGATTGAGCAGGAGATCTACAACGCACTCGGTTTACTGGAAGAAACAACAGGCAGACGTTTCGGTCATCCGGAAAACCCACTGCTTGTATCGGTTCGTTCCGGCTCATCCACTTCCATGCCCGGCATGATGGATACGGTTTTGAATCTTGGAATGAACGATTATACAGTGTCCGCCTTAGCGAAACAAAACAGGCTGACACACTTTGCATATGACTCGTACCGCCGCTTCATCCAAATGTTTAGCTCCATCGTGCTTGGAGTGGACAGTGATCTTTTTGAAGATGAGCTCGAAAAAACGAAGGAGATAGCCGGAGTCACACAGGATTCACAATTGAACAACGAACAGTTGCTGGACCTGATCGTGACGTTTAAAGACATCGTATACCAGGAGACGGGCCAGAAGTTCCCGCAGGACCCCCGTCAGCAGCTTCTCATGTCCATTGGAGCTATATTTGGTTCGTGGTACAACAACCGGGCGATGATTTATCGGCGCATTCACAAAATCCCGAATCATATCGGAACGGCTGTAACCATTCAGCAGATGGTATTTGGCAACCTGGGCCCGAATTCAGGAACCGGGATCGCATTCACCCGCCATCCGTCTACCGGGGATGATAACCTGTTCGGGGAATTCATGTTTAATGCCCAGGGCGAAGATATTGTGGCGGGCATCCGTACACCCCATTCGCTTGATATACTGCGTCAGAAGCTGCCAGCTGTATATGATGAATTTGAACAGGTGGCCATTCAGCTCGAACGTCATTATCACGATGTGCAGGACATTGAGTTTACCATTGAAGAGGGCAAGCTATACATTTTGCAGACACGATCTGCCAAGCGGACAGCAGAAGCAAACATTAAAATCGCAGTTGATATGGCGAATGAAGGCCTGATTACAAAAGAAGAAGCGATGTTGCGCGTAGATCCGGCTTCCCTCTCTCCACTCATGCAGCATACGATTGATCCGGAGGCAGACTTAGAAGTACTTGGCTACGGGCTTGAAGCAAGCACCGGAGCAGCCACCGGCATTATTGTATTCGACGCAGAAGAAGCGGAACGCCAGCACCGCACCGGACATTCGGTTATTCTTGTCCGCCAGGAGACAACACCGGAAGATATTCATGGTATCCTTGCTAGCGCAGGTGTGCTCACCACACGTGGCGGGGTCACAAGTCACGCAGCTGTTGTCGCACGCGATCTCGGCACACCATCTGTTGTCGGATGTGAATCATTCAAAGTAGACATGAAGCAACGCCAGCTGATTACAGATTCAACTGTGCTGCACGAAGGCGATATGATTACCATTTGCGGCTCCACCGGACGGGTCATTCTCGGTGAAGTACCGCTTGTACCGCCTAAGTTCTCACAGGAATTCCGTACACTTCTTAGCTGGGCGAATGAATATAAAACACTGGAAGTACATAGCAGCGTAAACACGCCGCAGGAAGCGGAACTGGCAGCACGCATGGGCGCGGAAGGCGTCGGCTTATGCCGCACTGAGCTCATGTTTATGGACCCAGAGCGTCTCCCGATTGTTACCCAGATGATTCTTGCCCCGACGAAGCGGGACCGGCGCAAAGCGCTGAATAAGCTTATTCCGATGCAAAAATCCGATTTCTGCGGTATCTTCCGCGCAATGGAAGGCAAACCCGTCACCATCCGGCTACTCGATCCGCCGCTACATGAATTCCTGCCAAATCCGTCCCAGCTGGCGATTGAAATTGAACGGGCTCGTGTTGCCGGGGATATCGAACTCCTGACGGAAAAAGAAGCATTGCAGAAGCGAATCAGTGTCCTGCATGAACTCAATCCGTCTTTTGGTCATCGGGGTTGCCGTATCGGGATTACATACCCAGAAATTTATGAAATCCAGACACGTGCTATTGCGGAAGCGGCTCTACAGCTCAAATCACAAGGCATTCTTGTCTACCCGAATATTATCGTGCCCCTTGTCAGCGATTGGCGCGAGATGAAAGCTGTGAAAGAAAACGTGACCGAAGCATTAGAACAAGTATTCAGTGTGTACCGTGACCGCATTGACATTCCAGTCGGTGCCTTTATCGAGCTACCACGCGCCTGCATGACCGCCGATAAAATGGCACAGTACGCCGATTTCTTCACATTCGGAACGAATGATTTAACACAATCAACGTACGGCTTTAGCCGTGATGATGCGGAAGGTAAATATCTCGCTTATTATCTCGATCATAAAATTCTGCCAGAAAACCCGTTCGTTGTGCTCGATGAGGAAGGAGTCGGTCAGCTGATTACGTACAGTATCCAGCAGGGACTCATGCAGAACCCAAATCTTCGCCTTGGTGTATGCGGCGACCATACGAGCGAGAAAAACTCTGTTCTGTTCCTGCAGAATACCGGATTACATTTCATTTCGTGCCTGCCACCGCGCATTCCAGCGGCACGCCTGGCTGCTGCCCAAGCAGCGATTAAGGTAGGAGCTCTATAA
- a CDS encoding site-2 protease family protein, with the protein MDNTKKEKRSWKTLGGIGGFLLLFGGKLKFLLPILKMGKFGTMIWTMLLSIGAYMLLYPWSIALGLVAMLLIHELGHVWAAKRRGLPVSLPAFIPFFGAAVMMKKLPQDAETEAYIAIYGPFIGGLGAAAALLAGFATGSEPLYVIAFLGFSLNLFNLLPMYPLDGGKIAAAISRWLWVIGLVGGLVLIVYFKLFILLLFWGMFAWELYSSYRRKKKAAAVPEHIATSPFTAQYIVWSVPQRLFDEQGAFIPAVEHSRRLPFHHLGDIAAQKDLLTLYYPGLDHEETFPFADGLVHDAQLVQTRVEGNTVHLGIKLAVERYEPLPQEVHMIRDEPYYEVPARTRWIYGAAYIGLAAVLAAGMMYTSIFMDAVR; encoded by the coding sequence TTGGACAATACAAAGAAAGAAAAACGCAGCTGGAAAACGCTTGGCGGCATTGGTGGGTTTCTGCTGCTATTCGGCGGGAAGCTAAAATTCCTGCTACCAATTCTTAAAATGGGGAAATTCGGCACGATGATCTGGACAATGCTCCTATCGATCGGCGCCTATATGTTACTTTATCCGTGGAGCATCGCGCTTGGCCTTGTGGCGATGCTACTTATTCATGAACTGGGCCATGTCTGGGCTGCAAAACGTCGGGGGCTTCCCGTCAGCTTGCCTGCCTTTATTCCGTTTTTTGGTGCGGCTGTCATGATGAAAAAACTGCCGCAGGACGCAGAGACAGAAGCGTATATTGCGATTTATGGACCGTTTATTGGCGGACTAGGTGCAGCGGCAGCGCTACTAGCAGGCTTTGCGACTGGTTCTGAACCACTGTATGTCATTGCCTTCCTCGGTTTCTCGCTGAATTTATTCAACCTGCTGCCGATGTATCCACTTGACGGAGGCAAAATTGCAGCGGCAATCTCCCGCTGGTTATGGGTGATCGGACTCGTGGGGGGACTTGTGCTGATTGTATACTTCAAACTATTTATTCTGCTATTATTCTGGGGAATGTTCGCCTGGGAACTATACAGCAGCTACCGCCGCAAAAAGAAAGCTGCCGCAGTACCGGAACATATCGCTACCTCTCCATTTACTGCACAGTACATCGTCTGGTCGGTTCCGCAGCGTCTGTTTGATGAACAGGGTGCGTTCATTCCAGCAGTTGAACACTCGCGGCGCCTGCCATTCCACCATCTCGGAGATATCGCGGCGCAGAAAGATCTGCTTACCCTTTATTATCCAGGACTTGATCATGAAGAAACTTTCCCATTCGCTGACGGCCTGGTGCATGACGCACAGCTTGTTCAAACACGGGTAGAGGGTAATACTGTACACCTGGGCATCAAACTTGCTGTGGAACGGTATGAACCATTGCCACAGGAGGTTCATATGATCCGTGATGAACCGTACTATGAAGTACCGGCACGCACCCGCTGGATATACGGGGCGGCATACATTGGACTTGCTGCTGTGCTTGCAGCGGGCATGATGTATACATCTATCTTTATGGATGCGGTTCGCTAA
- a CDS encoding DnaD domain-containing protein — MSDIILEMLEAGTTALPSLLLRHYRQIGLADEEMMLIIHLLVFKTEGNRFPTLYELEERMSKDAAEIVKMMQRLVQQQYLSIEEAVDSTTGVRSEWYCFTLLYRRIVACLQEKARARQEKTEESRTKNLYAIFEEEFGRPLSPIECENLAMWLDQDGYSEALIMSALREAVISGKLFFRYIDRILFEWHRQNIRTPKQAREHSLKFRKHQQPRSMEKREAVQSGAATSQEFPFYNWLEEETDV, encoded by the coding sequence ATGAGTGATATCATACTGGAAATGCTGGAAGCGGGAACAACGGCGTTGCCAAGTCTTTTGCTTCGGCATTATCGGCAGATTGGTTTAGCAGACGAGGAGATGATGCTTATCATTCATCTCCTCGTATTTAAAACAGAAGGGAATCGCTTCCCGACGCTGTATGAACTCGAAGAGCGGATGTCGAAGGATGCAGCAGAGATTGTGAAAATGATGCAGCGCCTTGTGCAGCAGCAGTACCTATCCATTGAGGAAGCAGTAGACAGCACAACGGGCGTGCGTTCGGAATGGTACTGCTTCACGTTGTTGTATCGGAGAATCGTCGCCTGTCTGCAGGAGAAGGCGCGGGCTCGGCAGGAGAAAACGGAAGAGAGTCGGACCAAAAACTTGTACGCCATTTTTGAAGAAGAGTTTGGTCGTCCGCTGTCGCCGATTGAGTGCGAGAATCTGGCAATGTGGCTTGATCAGGACGGATATTCTGAAGCGCTTATCATGTCAGCCCTGCGGGAAGCAGTTATTTCAGGTAAGCTGTTTTTTCGGTATATTGATCGGATTTTGTTTGAATGGCATCGCCAGAATATCCGTACCCCCAAGCAAGCACGTGAACATAGTCTGAAGTTTCGAAAGCATCAGCAGCCACGTTCGATGGAGAAACGGGAAGCGGTGCAATCCGGTGCTGCAACATCGCAGGAGTTCCCATTTTATAACTGGCTGGAAGAGGAAACTGACGTGTAA